In Spirochaetaceae bacterium, the genomic window GGCGCTGTTCGAGAAGTTCTCCCCGTACTGGTTCAGTCCGAGCAAGCCGCTGACCGAGTTGCCGGTCAGCGACCGCGCATTGCGCGAGGATTGCCCGTTTCCGATCGAGTGGCCGGGAATCCTGACCATGTTCCGGCGCACCAATGAATGGATCAGAGCGCACCCGGACCAATGGCCCTTTTCGATGCCGCAGCCGCGTATCGACTACGACCGCCTGATGGCGCGTGCCGAGCGTTTTGCGGAACGTTTCGGGGCGCCGTTTGCAGAGACCTATCCCGAGTGGCTGCGTGACGGACTTGCCCACCTGGTGCAGGCCCTGCGGGCACCGGAGGCGCGCCTGTTGCAGGGAAAGCGCGCCGTCGTGGTCTCCGACCTGAGCGCCAGCCTGCGGAACAATGCGGCGCTCAGCGGTGAGCGATTGCGGCATCCGGAGATCGAACGGGAGGAGATCTCACGTCCGGTGTTCATTATCGGGATCAACCGCACGGGAACCACGTTCCTGCACCGTTTGCTGGCGCGCGATCCACGGTTCTGGACCTTGCGCAGCTACGAGTTGGCGGAGCCGGTGGTTGCGGACGGCGACCTGGCGCGGGCCTGGACCGACGCTGACATACGGCGCGCGCGGCTGCTGGACGTGTTCGTCGCCGCGGGCTTCTTCGAGTCGTTCGCGGGTGCGCATGAGCTCGACGTCGATGAGCCCGAGGAGGACCTCCCCCTGTTGCGGCACACCTTCCGCTCCTGGTCCAACACCAACATCTACCAGGTGCCCGAATACGGCCGCTGGCTTGCCGCGGCCGGTTCGCACCCGGCATACGGATACCACCGCCTCGCCATCCAGCACTTCACGTGGCAGCGGCGCATGCGGGATCCCGGGCGCGTGGCCCAGTGGCTGTTGAAGGCTCCCGTCCACCTGATGGAACTGGAGGCGCTGATCGGTGCCTACCCGGACGCCTGTTTCATCCAGACCCACCGCGAACCGCGGGAGTTCACGGGCTCGTGGGTCAGCCTGATAGAGCAGCTCCGTACCCGCTCCACCGAACCGACTCCACGCGCCATTCTCGGAGCCGAGCAGCTGGCAGACATGAGCAACATGCTGGATCGGGCAGTGGAGTTCCGCGAAGCTCATCCCGAACTCGCTCAGCGCTGGTGTGACGTGAGCTACGTCGACCTGGTAGACGATCCGTGGGCAACGGTGCGCGCCATCTACGAGCACTTCGGCTGGACGCTGGAGCCGGCGGCCGTCGCCGCCATGGAAGCGTGGCAGGAGCGCCAGGCGGAGCGGCGCCGGCACGAGGTGCGCCACCGCTACGACCTGAAGGACTTCGAACTCACGCCCGAGGCGGTCGACGCCGCCTTCTCCCGTTACCGGGAGTTCATCGCCGCCCGCGGCATCCGTACCTGAGGGCTACCCGACCGACCAACCGCCGTCGACGTACCAGGTGGCGCCGGTGACGAACGATGCCTCCTCGCTGCACAGGAAGTGGACGACGTTGGCCACTTCGTCGGGGCGCCCGAAACGGTTGAACAGCGACTTTGCCATCAACCCGGATTTCGTGGGCGCCGGGTACCGGGACTCCCTGATGTAGCGCTGCAACAGCGGCGTATCGATTGCCCCGGCAGCCACACAGTTTACTCTGATACCGTCGGGCGCGAGGTCCACGGCCATGGAGCGAGTCAGCCCTTCTACCGCTGCCTTGGCGGCGGAGTAGGCCGCCCGCTCGCCCGCCGGACGGGCGGCGAGGATCGATCCGGTGTTGACGATGGCGGCACCCGCGCGGCCGGCCATGAGCGGGGCGAACGCGCGGGTCACGTGGAAAATCCCCTTGATGGTGACTTCGAAGAGCTGATCCCAGTCCTCCTCGGTGCAGCGCAGGATGCCGCCGCGCACCTGCATACCGGCGTTGTTGTGCAGCGCGTCCACGCGGCCGAGAGTGCGGCGGATCTCGCGCGCCGCGGCGGCGACCTGGCCACGGTCGGTTACGTTGCAGGCGCAGTACACCGCTACGCGCCCCATCGCCCGCACCCGTTGAGCTGCCTGCTCGCCGCGCACCCGGTCGATGTCGAGCAGGCCGACATCGTACCCGCCTTCCGCGAACCGGACCGCGGACGCGAGGCCCAGACCGGAAGCCGCGCCGCTGACCACCAGAACCCTGGAATCCCCCACACCATCCCCCTGCCTTACCTATCGACCGAACCACATGCGCCGTTGACGGGGCGATGAAGCGGCACGGACGACGGACACGTTATAGGTTGCATGAGATCCTTACGTTTCGTTTGCCGCCGCCTTGCCCCGTTGGCAATGCTGACCGTCCTTGTGTCCCTGACCGGATGCATGGAATTCCTGGAGGGAGCATCGGCGGCGGGCATACCGCCGCACGACGGACCAGGGCCGTCCGCCACGACCTCGGCAACCGTGCGGGTGGCCGGACCGCTCACTATCGCCTCGGCCAAGGGCAGCCACGCCGACATCGCCTCGGTGACGGTCACCGTGGCCGGTAACAACGCCCTGGGGAACCACCAGGATCCGCTGGCCACCTCCGTTCTCACACGATCGCCGGACGGCGTGTGGACGGGTACCCTGTCCGGACTCACCGTCGGTACCGAGCTGACCTTTACCGCGAAGGCGCTCGACGACGGCGACACCGTGATCTTCGAAGGTACCCACGCGCAGACGCTCGCCAGCGTCGGAGCGCAGATAACGATCCGTCTGAACGCGGTCGACGACGGCGTGGACAACCGATTCCCGAAGGTAACGGCGATCAGCGTCAGCAACGTCTCGACCGGTGTTCCGGCCCAGGTGAGCGTTTCGGTGCAAGGTTCCGGCACGGAACAACTCGACTACGAGTTCTCCGGCGGCGCGTTCGACCCGAGCGCGGGCCAGGTCGCTCTGTCATCCGGCATCGCAACCATCACCAGCACGTACGAGGCGCCCGCTGTCGTCGGCTGGTACACCGCGCAGATCGCACTGACCAATCCGCAGGGCAATCGCATCGAGGTGGACTTCCAGATCAACGTGCAGACCGCGGGACTTACCGCGACGATCGGCCCGGTGGTGCGCGGCTTCACCGGCAAGCGCACCCCCGCCGGGGTTCGCTGGACCGCCAATGTCTCCTTCTCGGGCGATGCCGCCGGCCTCGGCTTTGCGTGGGAGTTCACCGATTCCGAGAACAGCTCCGGCACCTTCACGGATCCGTCGGCGAATCCCACCATCCTGACCGGCTACACCGCGGCAACCACCGGCACGCTGTCGGTCACGGTGACCGACGCGGCCGGTTTGACCACCACCGCAACCCTCGCCATGGACGCCGGTCTGTTCGCCGATCTGCCGCTCATGCCGTCGCCGGCGGCGCTCCTGGTCAACGAGATCGACTACGACCAGGAGGGCAGCAGCGACAACGCCGAATTCGTCGAGATCCTGAACCCCGGTTCGACCCCGGTGGATCTCTCCGGCTACCGTTTCGAACTGGTCGACGGCGCCGACGGCGACACGTACCTGTCATTCGACGGCGCGGGTCAACTGGCCGGCGGCGCGTTCCTGGTGATCGCCGACCAGGCGGTGATCGACGACCTCCCGGCCGGCACCTCGTCGCTGGCACTCACCGGCACCGGCGTCACCAACGGCCCTGACGGCGTGCGCATCGTGTCGACGACAGACGGCCGCATCGTGGATGCCGTCCACTACGAAGGCGTCGTGCCGGGCGCCGGCGAGGGCTCTCCCGCCCCGCAGGACCCGGCCGCCGCTTCCACCTCGATCGGCCGATGCCCCGCCGGCTTCGACAGCGACGACAACGGCCTCGACTTTCGCGCGATGACGGCGACGCCGGGGGCCGCCAACACCTGCTGAGTCCCGGCGTGATCTGACCTGCCCGGCGGGCGCGGGCGCGTGCATGCGCCCGCCGGGCGGTGGATTCCACTACTCCGCCCGCCGCGCCGCCGGCAGGTATATGCGGTTGGCATGGACCGACGCCACCGCCGGATCGGCTTCCAACTGCGCCGTGGCGCGTACCCGATCCTGACCTGCACGCAACCGCACCAGCGCATACCCGCCGGTGCCGGCGCCGGCGGCCGCCAGCGCGTGCCGCACCCGCAGCAGGTCACCCGCGGTCGCCCGGTCGGCAGCGTTCATTCGGCTGTTCCGGTAGCGCACGATCAGCGTGTCGGGATCAGTGCTGACCGG contains:
- a CDS encoding sulfotransferase, producing the protein MHGYWALFEKFSPYWFSPSKPLTELPVSDRALREDCPFPIEWPGILTMFRRTNEWIRAHPDQWPFSMPQPRIDYDRLMARAERFAERFGAPFAETYPEWLRDGLAHLVQALRAPEARLLQGKRAVVVSDLSASLRNNAALSGERLRHPEIEREEISRPVFIIGINRTGTTFLHRLLARDPRFWTLRSYELAEPVVADGDLARAWTDADIRRARLLDVFVAAGFFESFAGAHELDVDEPEEDLPLLRHTFRSWSNTNIYQVPEYGRWLAAAGSHPAYGYHRLAIQHFTWQRRMRDPGRVAQWLLKAPVHLMELEALIGAYPDACFIQTHREPREFTGSWVSLIEQLRTRSTEPTPRAILGAEQLADMSNMLDRAVEFREAHPELAQRWCDVSYVDLVDDPWATVRAIYEHFGWTLEPAAVAAMEAWQERQAERRRHEVRHRYDLKDFELTPEAVDAAFSRYREFIAARGIRT
- a CDS encoding SDR family NAD(P)-dependent oxidoreductase, whose translation is MGDSRVLVVSGAASGLGLASAVRFAEGGYDVGLLDIDRVRGEQAAQRVRAMGRVAVYCACNVTDRGQVAAAAREIRRTLGRVDALHNNAGMQVRGGILRCTEEDWDQLFEVTIKGIFHVTRAFAPLMAGRAGAAIVNTGSILAARPAGERAAYSAAKAAVEGLTRSMAVDLAPDGIRVNCVAAGAIDTPLLQRYIRESRYPAPTKSGLMAKSLFNRFGRPDEVANVVHFLCSEEASFVTGATWYVDGGWSVG
- a CDS encoding lamin tail domain-containing protein, giving the protein MLTVLVSLTGCMEFLEGASAAGIPPHDGPGPSATTSATVRVAGPLTIASAKGSHADIASVTVTVAGNNALGNHQDPLATSVLTRSPDGVWTGTLSGLTVGTELTFTAKALDDGDTVIFEGTHAQTLASVGAQITIRLNAVDDGVDNRFPKVTAISVSNVSTGVPAQVSVSVQGSGTEQLDYEFSGGAFDPSAGQVALSSGIATITSTYEAPAVVGWYTAQIALTNPQGNRIEVDFQINVQTAGLTATIGPVVRGFTGKRTPAGVRWTANVSFSGDAAGLGFAWEFTDSENSSGTFTDPSANPTILTGYTAATTGTLSVTVTDAAGLTTTATLAMDAGLFADLPLMPSPAALLVNEIDYDQEGSSDNAEFVEILNPGSTPVDLSGYRFELVDGADGDTYLSFDGAGQLAGGAFLVIADQAVIDDLPAGTSSLALTGTGVTNGPDGVRIVSTTDGRIVDAVHYEGVVPGAGEGSPAPQDPAAASTSIGRCPAGFDSDDNGLDFRAMTATPGAANTC